In a genomic window of Streptomyces sp. NBC_01142:
- a CDS encoding alpha/beta fold hydrolase, producing the protein MKVLPFIPQCLRPARDLRLSAVLLRATALELAILAGHLLLYPSGLASERRGPGRPQPNPNPSLNPSPSPSPSPERRASPLHEAVPADTTTLPTGSPAHPPVVLLHGFVDNRSVFVLLRRSLARHGWRHLECLNYSPLTCDIRTAAELLGRHIEEICTRTGHREVDIVGHSLGGLIARYYVQRLGGDQRVRTLVTLGTPHSGTTVAPLASAHPIVRQMRPGSAVIEELRRPAPGCRTRFVSFWSDLDQLMIPIETACIDHPDLVAQNVRVSGIGHLALPVHPAVAAGIRQALESSESAAGASGVVSVA; encoded by the coding sequence ATGAAGGTTCTTCCCTTCATTCCACAGTGCCTGCGCCCTGCCCGAGACCTGAGACTCTCCGCCGTGCTGCTGCGGGCCACCGCCCTCGAGCTGGCAATTCTCGCCGGGCACCTGCTTCTCTACCCTTCCGGCCTCGCCTCCGAGCGCCGCGGCCCCGGCCGCCCGCAACCGAACCCGAACCCGAGCCTCAACCCGAGTCCGAGTCCGAGTCCGAGTCCGGAGCGCCGCGCGTCCCCGCTCCACGAGGCCGTGCCTGCCGACACCACCACCCTGCCGACCGGCAGCCCGGCCCACCCTCCCGTCGTACTGCTACACGGCTTCGTCGACAACCGCTCCGTCTTCGTACTGCTCCGCCGCTCCCTCGCCCGGCACGGCTGGCGCCACCTCGAGTGCCTGAACTACTCCCCCCTCACGTGCGACATCCGTACCGCCGCCGAGCTGCTCGGCAGGCACATCGAGGAGATCTGTACGCGTACGGGCCACCGAGAGGTCGACATCGTCGGGCACAGCCTCGGCGGCCTGATCGCGCGCTATTACGTACAGCGACTCGGCGGCGATCAGCGGGTGCGCACCCTGGTCACCCTCGGCACCCCGCACTCCGGCACCACGGTCGCCCCGCTCGCCAGCGCGCACCCCATCGTGCGCCAGATGCGCCCGGGCTCCGCCGTGATCGAGGAGCTGCGCAGGCCCGCCCCCGGGTGCCGCACCCGGTTCGTGAGTTTCTGGAGCGATCTCGACCAGCTGATGATCCCGATCGAGACGGCCTGCATCGACCACCCCGATCTCGTCGCACAGAACGTGCGCGTGAGCGGAATCGGACATCTGGCCCTTCCCGTACACCCTGCCGTCGCAGCCGGGATCCGGCAGGCGCTCGAGTCGAGCGAGTCGGCAGCAGGCGCCTCGGGAGTCGTCTCCGTCGCCTGA
- a CDS encoding cobalamin B12-binding domain-containing protein has protein sequence MGVTGPIRVVVAKPGLDGHDRGAKVIARALRDAGMEVIYTGLHQTPEQIVDTAIQEDADAIGLSILSGAHNTLFAKVIELLKERDADDIKVFGGGIIPEADIAPLKEKGVAEIFTPGATTVSIVEWVNANVRQPAGA, from the coding sequence ATGGGTGTGACTGGTCCGATCCGCGTGGTGGTGGCCAAGCCGGGTCTCGACGGCCACGATCGCGGGGCCAAGGTGATCGCGCGGGCGCTGCGCGACGCGGGCATGGAGGTCATTTACACCGGGCTCCACCAGACTCCCGAGCAGATCGTGGACACGGCGATCCAGGAGGACGCCGACGCGATCGGCCTCTCGATCCTCTCCGGCGCGCACAACACGCTCTTCGCGAAGGTGATCGAGCTGCTCAAGGAGCGCGACGCGGACGACATCAAGGTCTTCGGCGGCGGCATCATCCCGGAGGCGGACATCGCTCCGCTGAAGGAGAAGGGTGTCGCGGAGATCTTCACCCCGGGCGCGACGACGGTCTCGATCGTCGAGTGGGTCAACGCGAACGTCCGCCAGCCCGCGGGAGCGTAG
- a CDS encoding DUF5691 domain-containing protein, with protein MTSTTSTSPWEELVTSALLGTDRRTPPTDLVPPGKDAPAALLDAAALHTVRRRAGLLPAPAADRPEPAPHDARPRLPAAARRRLGQLLADRSAPSNTGGRRSAAPDLTELLPQWLAAANERGYQAPPSVLPALLDAARARTDLRPQALAFAGPRGLWLARLNPEWKYALRGASGGSLLPDVGDAEAVRRLWEEGLFAERVALLAAVRAQDAGAALALLAASWATERAEDRLMFLDSLRAGLSDADEPFLEQALSDRSRNVRATAAELLSALPHSALAGRMAARAASCVGLDRSGDRDGTDSGKAAIAVEAPHECDADMQRDGVVPSPPGGRGERSWWLGQLVEATPLSIWPRRLGGRTAEEIVGLPVVDDWGDELHAAWCRAAVRQRDAEWSRALLGAPGIPPATGPGTTSLAERAKLLATLPDDERADWVAEFIAAHGLSEAFQLLGVCAVPWAEPLGRAVVDALDIARDAGSYPWSFSGVMGLAERCLDPSEAGRLEILTATPDETEGASPGAGGYWSEAFQRLVSTLRLRAAMRVELGGASPVPPLPEAGG; from the coding sequence ATGACCAGCACCACCAGCACCTCGCCCTGGGAAGAGCTCGTCACCTCGGCGCTTCTCGGCACCGACCGCCGCACACCGCCGACCGACCTCGTGCCCCCGGGCAAGGACGCGCCGGCCGCTCTGCTGGACGCCGCGGCGCTGCACACCGTACGGCGCAGGGCAGGACTGCTGCCCGCGCCGGCCGCCGACCGGCCGGAGCCCGCGCCGCACGATGCCCGCCCCCGGCTGCCGGCCGCCGCCAGGCGCCGGCTCGGCCAGCTGCTGGCCGACCGGTCCGCACCGTCGAACACCGGCGGCCGGCGGAGTGCGGCACCCGATCTGACCGAGCTGCTCCCCCAGTGGCTGGCCGCGGCCAACGAACGCGGTTACCAGGCACCGCCGTCCGTACTGCCCGCCCTGCTGGACGCCGCCCGGGCCCGTACCGATCTGCGGCCGCAGGCCCTCGCCTTCGCCGGACCCCGCGGGCTGTGGCTGGCCCGGCTCAACCCGGAGTGGAAATACGCGCTGCGCGGCGCGTCCGGCGGCTCCCTGCTGCCGGACGTGGGCGACGCGGAAGCTGTCCGGCGCCTGTGGGAGGAGGGGCTGTTCGCGGAACGGGTCGCGCTGCTGGCGGCCGTACGGGCGCAGGATGCGGGCGCTGCACTCGCGCTGCTGGCCGCGAGCTGGGCCACGGAGCGGGCCGAGGACCGGTTGATGTTCCTCGACTCACTGCGGGCCGGACTGTCCGACGCGGACGAGCCGTTCCTGGAGCAGGCGCTGTCCGACCGCAGCCGTAATGTCCGCGCCACGGCGGCCGAGCTGCTCTCCGCGCTGCCGCACTCAGCGCTCGCCGGGCGGATGGCGGCGCGGGCGGCGTCGTGCGTCGGACTGGACCGCAGCGGCGACCGCGACGGCACCGACAGCGGGAAAGCGGCGATAGCCGTGGAGGCGCCGCACGAATGCGATGCGGACATGCAGCGCGACGGAGTGGTGCCGAGCCCGCCGGGCGGGCGCGGCGAACGATCCTGGTGGCTCGGCCAGTTGGTGGAGGCAACCCCGCTGTCCATCTGGCCGCGGCGGCTCGGTGGGCGTACGGCCGAGGAAATCGTCGGCCTGCCCGTCGTGGACGACTGGGGGGACGAGCTGCACGCGGCGTGGTGCCGGGCGGCAGTGCGGCAGCGGGACGCGGAGTGGTCCCGCGCCCTGCTCGGCGCGCCCGGCATCCCGCCGGCGACCGGACCCGGTACGACCTCGCTGGCCGAGCGGGCAAAGCTGCTGGCCACGTTGCCGGACGACGAACGGGCCGACTGGGTCGCGGAGTTCATCGCGGCTCACGGGCTGTCGGAGGCGTTCCAGCTGCTCGGGGTCTGCGCGGTGCCGTGGGCGGAGCCGCTCGGCCGGGCGGTGGTCGACGCGCTCGACATCGCGCGGGACGCGGGGAGTTACCCGTGGAGCTTCAGCGGTGTGATGGGCCTGGCGGAACGCTGCCTGGACCCGAGCGAGGCCGGCCGCCTGGAGATCCTCACGGCAACACCGGACGAAACGGAGGGGGCGTCACCGGGGGCGGGGGGTTACTGGTCCGAGGCGTTTCAGCGGTTGGTGTCGACGCTGAGGCTGCGGGCGGCGATGCGGGTGGAGCTGGGGGGTGCTTCCCCCGTCCCGCCCCTCCCCGAAGCGGGGGGCTGA
- a CDS encoding SWIM zinc finger family protein: protein MNQQGVRWTSEQVLALAPDDASRRAGNKLGAAGPWSGAGSSGSGAVWGLCKGSGSKPYQTVIDTTGPAYKCSCPSRKFPCKHALGLLLLWATDEEALQDSATPDWAEEWLEGRRKRATDKEQGDAGASAKTADPEAARRRAERRAGRITAGATELEQRLADLLRGGLAAAEQAGYGLWEETAARMVDAQAPGLAGRVRELGAIPGSGPGWPVRLLEECALIHLLDSAWLGIDRLPEPLAATVRTRVGLTQPAEGAPIRDHWLILAQYDSSDGKITTRRIWLYGRESGRTALLLAFGVAGRSPQLALPVGLMIDAELTPYAGAGQLRADLGGQFGAPVPIGAPPPGGPPEAAVEAYGQALRDDPWLDSWPVTLSGVIPVPAGDGWQLADADGKSALPIAPAALSRPGLWRLAALSGGRPVTVFGECGHQGFTPLAAWPEDASETVPLI from the coding sequence ATGAATCAGCAGGGGGTGCGCTGGACGTCGGAACAGGTGCTGGCCTTGGCTCCTGACGATGCGTCACGCAGAGCGGGAAACAAACTGGGTGCGGCCGGGCCGTGGTCCGGCGCGGGCAGCAGCGGCTCGGGGGCCGTGTGGGGCCTGTGCAAGGGCTCGGGCAGCAAGCCGTACCAAACCGTCATCGACACTACGGGCCCGGCCTACAAGTGCAGTTGCCCGAGCCGGAAGTTCCCGTGCAAGCACGCGCTGGGGCTGCTGCTGCTCTGGGCGACGGACGAGGAGGCCCTGCAGGACTCCGCCACGCCGGACTGGGCCGAGGAGTGGCTGGAGGGGCGCAGGAAGCGCGCCACGGACAAGGAACAGGGCGACGCGGGAGCGTCCGCGAAGACCGCCGACCCGGAGGCGGCCCGGCGCCGGGCCGAGCGCCGGGCGGGGCGGATCACCGCCGGGGCCACGGAGCTGGAGCAGCGGCTGGCGGATCTGTTGCGCGGCGGCCTGGCGGCGGCCGAGCAGGCGGGGTACGGGCTGTGGGAGGAGACCGCGGCCCGCATGGTCGACGCCCAGGCGCCGGGACTGGCGGGCCGGGTACGGGAACTGGGGGCGATACCGGGCTCCGGGCCCGGCTGGCCGGTGCGGCTGCTGGAGGAGTGCGCGCTGATCCATCTGCTGGACTCGGCGTGGCTCGGGATCGACCGGCTGCCGGAGCCGCTGGCCGCGACGGTCCGCACCAGGGTCGGCCTCACCCAGCCCGCCGAGGGCGCGCCGATCCGGGACCACTGGCTGATCCTGGCCCAGTACGACTCCTCCGACGGCAAGATCACCACCCGCCGAATCTGGCTGTACGGGCGGGAATCCGGGCGCACGGCACTGCTGCTGGCGTTCGGGGTGGCGGGCCGTTCACCGCAACTGGCGCTGCCGGTGGGGCTGATGATCGACGCCGAGCTCACTCCGTACGCGGGCGCGGGGCAACTGCGGGCGGACCTGGGTGGGCAGTTCGGCGCCCCCGTTCCGATCGGGGCGCCGCCGCCGGGGGGACCGCCCGAGGCTGCCGTGGAGGCATACGGACAGGCCTTGCGGGACGACCCCTGGCTGGACTCCTGGCCGGTGACGCTCAGCGGCGTCATACCCGTCCCGGCCGGTGACGGCTGGCAACTGGCCGATGCGGACGGCAAGTCCGCGCTGCCCATCGCCCCCGCCGCACTCTCCCGCCCGGGGCTGTGGAGGCTCGCGGCGCTCTCGGGCGGCCGCCCGGTCACCGTCTTCGGCGAGTGCGGCCACCAGGGCTTCACCCCGCTCGCGGCCTGGCCGGAGGACGCGTCCGAGACGGTCCCGCTCATCTGA
- a CDS encoding AAA family ATPase, with protein sequence MTVSETATASTAATATTAVTGADTEALRPHAEDAFADELKALAAADDRPRPVRWQLSPWAVATYLLGGTLPDGTVITPKYVGPRRIVEVAVTTLATDRALLLLGVPGTAKTWVSEHLAAAVSGDSTLLVQGTAGTPEEAIRYGWNYAQLLAHGPSRDALVPSPVMRAMSEGMTARVEELTRIPADVQDSLITILSEKTLPVPELGQEVQAVRGFNLIATANDRDRGVNDLSSALRRRFNTVVLPLPATPEAEVDIVSRRVDQIGRSLDLPAVPEGLEEIRRVVTVFRELRDGISTDGRTKLKSPSGTLSTAEAISVVTGGLALAAHFGDGVLRSGDVAAGILGAVVRDPAADRVIWQEYLETVVRERDGWKDFYRACREVSA encoded by the coding sequence ATGACCGTGTCCGAAACCGCCACAGCGAGCACCGCGGCCACCGCAACCACCGCAGTCACCGGCGCCGACACCGAGGCCCTGCGGCCGCACGCCGAGGACGCTTTCGCCGACGAGCTCAAGGCGCTTGCCGCGGCCGACGACCGGCCGCGGCCTGTCAGATGGCAGCTGTCGCCCTGGGCCGTCGCCACCTATCTGCTCGGCGGCACCCTGCCCGACGGGACGGTGATCACGCCCAAGTACGTGGGGCCGCGCCGGATCGTCGAGGTCGCCGTCACCACACTCGCCACCGATCGGGCGCTGCTGCTCCTCGGTGTGCCGGGCACCGCCAAGACCTGGGTCTCCGAGCATCTCGCCGCGGCCGTCAGCGGTGACTCCACCCTGCTCGTGCAGGGCACCGCGGGCACGCCCGAGGAGGCCATCCGCTACGGCTGGAACTACGCCCAGTTGCTCGCCCATGGCCCCAGCCGCGACGCGCTGGTGCCCAGTCCTGTCATGCGCGCCATGTCCGAGGGAATGACGGCGCGGGTCGAGGAACTCACCCGTATCCCGGCCGACGTACAGGACTCACTGATCACGATCCTGTCCGAGAAGACGCTGCCCGTCCCGGAGCTGGGGCAGGAGGTGCAGGCCGTCCGCGGCTTCAATCTCATCGCCACCGCCAACGACCGTGACCGCGGGGTCAACGACCTCTCCAGCGCGCTGCGCCGCCGCTTCAACACGGTCGTACTGCCGCTGCCGGCCACGCCGGAGGCCGAGGTCGACATCGTGTCGCGGCGCGTCGACCAGATCGGGCGCTCGCTCGATCTGCCGGCCGTACCGGAGGGCCTCGAGGAGATTCGCCGTGTGGTCACCGTCTTCCGGGAGCTGCGGGACGGTATCTCGACCGACGGCCGCACCAAGCTCAAGTCGCCCTCGGGGACGCTCTCCACGGCCGAGGCGATCTCCGTCGTCACGGGCGGCCTCGCCCTCGCCGCGCACTTCGGTGACGGCGTGCTGCGCTCCGGCGATGTCGCGGCCGGGATTCTCGGCGCCGTCGTCCGCGACCCGGCGGCGGACCGTGTGATCTGGCAGGAGTACCTGGAAACGGTGGTCCGCGAGCGGGACGGCTGGAAGGACTTCTACCGCGCCTGCCGCGAGGTGAGCGCATGA
- a CDS encoding DUF5682 family protein, whose translation MTGPLLLGVRHHGPGSARAVRAALEAASPPAVLIEGPPEGDALIALAADEQMRPPVALLAHAVDDPSRAAFWPLAEFSPEWVAIRWALGRGVPVRFIDLPAAHSLAQTAQAAHKETVGAPGLPRDPLGEAPDSPARGGGSGEGEGSEDEAAGAAGHGGGEGKPDVGGLRIDPIAVLAEAAGYDDPERWWEDVVEHRGAGDDAADPCAPFAALGEAMAALRETYGHGGHDRDLIREAHMRLQLRAASKEFGDGVAVVCGAWHVPALEERTTVAADKALLKGLPKVKTEMTWVPWTHRRLARHSGYGAGIDSPGWYGHLFGATDRPVERWMTKVAGLLRDEDRMVSSAHVIEAVRLAETLAAMRGRPLAGLTETTDAIRAVMCEGSDVPLDLIRDRLVVGDVLGEVPDAAPAVPLQRDLTRLQRSLRLKPEALERELELDLRKESDAAKSRLLHRLRLLSIGWGEPVTGRGSTGTFRESWRLRWEPELFVRVAEAGVWGTTVLSAATAKAESNALSVNALAEVTALAEQCLLAELPDALPVVMRALADRAALDADVGHLAQALPALARSLRYGDVRSTDTAALGEVAAGLAERICVGLPPACTGLDADGAAEMRGHLDGVHTAIGLLPKARELGQRWGSVLLRLADRDTVPGVIRGRAARLLLDDGRLEEDEAARLMGLALSPGTPPAEAAAWIEGFVGGASGGGMLLVHDERLLGLVDAWLTGVPPDAFTDVLPLLRRTFSAYEPGVRRTLGELVRRGPATPSGHAAHAESTMPGFGAGLDGPRADAVLPVLQLLLGIDDNDLAGVAR comes from the coding sequence ATGACCGGCCCCCTGCTGCTCGGTGTCCGCCACCACGGGCCGGGCTCGGCGCGGGCGGTGCGGGCCGCGCTGGAGGCGGCGTCGCCCCCGGCCGTGCTGATCGAGGGACCGCCGGAAGGGGACGCGCTGATCGCGCTCGCCGCGGACGAGCAGATGCGCCCGCCGGTCGCGCTGCTCGCCCACGCGGTGGACGACCCGAGCCGGGCGGCGTTCTGGCCGCTGGCCGAGTTCTCCCCGGAGTGGGTCGCCATCCGCTGGGCGCTCGGCCGCGGAGTCCCGGTGCGGTTCATCGACCTGCCGGCGGCGCATTCGCTGGCGCAGACCGCGCAGGCCGCGCACAAGGAGACGGTGGGCGCGCCGGGGCTGCCGCGAGACCCGCTGGGAGAAGCGCCGGATTCGCCCGCCCGGGGCGGTGGTTCGGGAGAGGGCGAGGGCAGCGAGGACGAAGCGGCAGGGGCAGCCGGGCACGGCGGGGGCGAGGGGAAGCCCGACGTGGGCGGGTTGCGGATCGATCCCATCGCCGTGCTTGCCGAAGCCGCCGGGTACGACGACCCCGAGCGGTGGTGGGAGGACGTCGTCGAGCATCGCGGCGCGGGGGACGACGCTGCGGATCCGTGTGCTCCGTTCGCGGCGCTCGGGGAGGCCATGGCCGCGCTGCGCGAGACGTACGGACACGGCGGGCACGACCGCGATCTCATCCGCGAAGCCCATATGCGGCTTCAACTGCGCGCAGCGAGCAAGGAGTTCGGGGACGGCGTCGCAGTCGTCTGCGGCGCGTGGCATGTGCCCGCGCTCGAGGAGAGGACCACCGTCGCCGCCGACAAGGCCCTCCTCAAAGGCCTGCCCAAGGTCAAGACCGAGATGACCTGGGTGCCCTGGACGCATCGCAGGCTCGCCCGGCACAGCGGTTACGGCGCGGGCATCGACTCTCCCGGCTGGTACGGGCATCTCTTCGGCGCGACCGACCGCCCCGTCGAGCGCTGGATGACCAAGGTCGCGGGTCTCCTGCGGGACGAGGACCGGATGGTCTCGTCCGCGCATGTCATCGAGGCCGTCCGCCTCGCCGAGACCCTCGCCGCCATGCGCGGCCGGCCCCTCGCCGGACTGACCGAGACGACCGACGCCATACGGGCCGTGATGTGCGAGGGCTCCGATGTGCCGCTCGATCTCATCCGGGACCGGCTCGTCGTCGGGGACGTGCTCGGCGAGGTGCCGGACGCCGCGCCCGCCGTGCCCCTCCAGCGCGATCTGACCCGGCTCCAGCGCAGTCTGCGGCTCAAGCCCGAAGCGCTGGAGCGCGAGTTGGAGCTCGACCTGCGCAAGGAGAGCGACGCGGCCAAGAGCCGGCTGCTGCACCGGCTGCGGCTGCTCTCGATCGGCTGGGGCGAACCCGTCACGGGGCGGGGGAGCACCGGTACGTTCCGCGAGAGCTGGCGACTGCGCTGGGAGCCGGAGCTTTTCGTCCGGGTCGCGGAGGCCGGGGTGTGGGGCACCACCGTGCTCTCCGCCGCCACGGCGAAGGCCGAGTCGAACGCCCTCTCCGTGAACGCCCTCGCCGAGGTGACCGCGCTCGCCGAGCAGTGCCTGCTGGCCGAACTGCCTGACGCGCTGCCCGTGGTGATGAGGGCCCTCGCCGACCGGGCCGCGCTCGACGCGGACGTCGGCCATCTCGCCCAGGCGCTGCCCGCCCTCGCCCGCTCCCTGCGGTACGGGGATGTGCGGTCCACGGACACGGCCGCGCTCGGGGAGGTCGCGGCCGGGCTCGCCGAACGCATCTGCGTCGGACTGCCGCCCGCGTGCACGGGACTCGACGCGGACGGCGCGGCCGAGATGCGGGGCCATCTGGACGGGGTGCACACCGCGATCGGGCTGCTGCCGAAAGCCCGGGAGCTGGGTCAGCGTTGGGGCTCGGTGCTGCTCCGGCTCGCGGACCGGGACACCGTGCCCGGGGTGATACGCGGCCGGGCCGCCCGGCTGCTGCTGGACGACGGGCGGCTCGAGGAGGACGAGGCCGCGCGGCTGATGGGACTCGCGCTCTCTCCCGGTACACCGCCCGCCGAGGCGGCGGCCTGGATCGAGGGGTTCGTCGGCGGCGCGTCCGGAGGGGGAATGCTCCTGGTCCACGACGAGCGCCTGCTCGGGCTCGTCGACGCCTGGCTCACCGGCGTGCCCCCGGACGCCTTCACGGACGTACTGCCGCTGCTGCGCCGCACGTTCTCCGCCTACGAGCCGGGTGTGCGGCGCACGCTGGGTGAGTTGGTCCGGCGAGGACCCGCCACCCCGTCCGGCCATGCGGCGCACGCCGAGTCCACGATGCCCGGCTTCGGCGCCGGCCTCGACGGGCCGCGGGCGGACGCGGTGCTGCCGGTGCTGCAGCTGCTGCTCGGAATCGACGACAACGACCTTGCGGGGGTGGCCCGATGA
- a CDS encoding VWA domain-containing protein, with amino-acid sequence MTATEYDERLRRWRLVLGGEAAEGTGCALSGTDAAMDGALSALYDTGKSGTEGRRGGNRSAGLGASVPSVARWLGDIRTYFPSSVVQVMQRDAIERLGLSTLLLEPEMLEAVEADVHLVGTLLSLNKAMPETTKETARAVVRKVVDDLEKRLATRTRSTLTGALDRSAKINRPRHRDIDWDRTIRANLKNYLPEFNTVVPERLIGYGRASQSVKKDVVLCIDQSGSMAASVVYASVFGAVLASMRSIATRLVVFDTAVVDLTDQLDDPVDVLFGTQLGGGTDINRALAYCQSQITRPADTVVVLISDLYEGGIRDEMLKRVAAMKASGVQFVALLALSDEGTPAYDREHAAALAALGAPAFACTPDLFPDVMAAAIEKRPLPIPDMATHQ; translated from the coding sequence ATGACAGCGACCGAGTACGACGAGCGGCTGCGGCGGTGGCGACTGGTGCTCGGGGGCGAGGCCGCCGAGGGGACCGGCTGCGCGCTCTCCGGGACGGACGCGGCGATGGACGGAGCCCTGTCCGCCCTCTACGACACCGGCAAGAGCGGAACCGAGGGCCGTCGCGGCGGCAACCGCTCGGCCGGGCTCGGGGCGTCCGTGCCGTCCGTCGCGCGCTGGCTCGGCGACATCCGTACGTACTTCCCCAGCTCCGTCGTCCAGGTCATGCAGCGTGACGCGATCGAACGTCTCGGCCTCTCGACCCTGCTGCTCGAGCCGGAGATGCTGGAGGCCGTGGAGGCGGACGTCCATCTCGTCGGCACCCTGCTCTCGCTGAACAAGGCGATGCCGGAGACGACCAAGGAGACGGCCAGGGCTGTCGTACGCAAGGTCGTCGACGACCTCGAGAAGCGGCTCGCCACCCGTACCAGGTCCACCCTCACCGGGGCGCTCGACCGGTCGGCGAAGATAAACCGGCCGCGCCACCGCGACATCGACTGGGACCGCACGATCCGGGCCAACCTCAAGAACTACCTTCCCGAGTTCAACACCGTCGTGCCCGAGCGGCTCATCGGATACGGCAGGGCGTCCCAGTCGGTGAAGAAGGATGTGGTGCTCTGCATCGACCAGTCGGGGTCGATGGCGGCGTCCGTCGTCTACGCCTCCGTCTTCGGCGCGGTCCTGGCGTCGATGCGTTCCATCGCCACCCGCCTCGTCGTCTTCGACACCGCCGTCGTCGACCTGACCGACCAGCTCGACGACCCGGTCGACGTTCTTTTCGGCACCCAGCTCGGCGGCGGCACCGACATCAACAGGGCGCTCGCCTACTGCCAGTCGCAGATCACCCGTCCTGCCGACACCGTCGTCGTGCTGATCAGCGATCTGTACGAAGGCGGCATACGGGACGAGATGCTGAAGCGGGTCGCGGCGATGAAGGCATCGGGCGTGCAGTTCGTGGCGCTGCTGGCGCTCTCCGACGAGGGGACGCCGGCGTACGACCGCGAGCATGCGGCGGCTCTCGCGGCGCTGGGCGCACCGGCCTTCGCCTGCACGCCGGACCTCTTCCCGGACGTCATGGCAGCGGCAATCGAGAAGCGGCCCCTGCCCATACCGGACATGGCCACCCATCAGTAA
- the sucC gene encoding ADP-forming succinate--CoA ligase subunit beta — translation MDLFEYQARDLFAKHGVPVLAGEVIETPEAAREATERLGGKSVVKAQVKVGGRGKAGGVKLAATPDEAVARATDILGMDIKGHTVHKVMIAETAPEIAEEYYVSYLLDRTNRTFLAMASVQGGMDIEEVAEKTPEALAKVPVNAVDGVTIEKAREIVAQAKFPAEVAEQVAEVLVTLWDTFVAEDALLVEVNPLAKVADGRIIALDGKVSLDENADFRQPEHEALEDKAAANPLEAAAKAKNLNYVKLDGEVGIIGNGAGLVMSTLDVVAYAGENHGNVKPANFLDIGGGASAEVMANGLEIILGDPDVKSVFVNVFGGITACDEVANGIVQALALLKSKGEDVTKPLVVRLDGNNAELGRKILSDANHPLVQRVDTMDGAADKAAELAAAAK, via the coding sequence GTGGACCTGTTCGAGTACCAGGCGAGGGACCTCTTCGCCAAGCACGGTGTACCGGTGCTGGCCGGTGAAGTCATCGAAACGCCTGAGGCGGCGCGCGAGGCCACTGAACGCCTTGGCGGCAAGTCGGTCGTCAAGGCGCAGGTGAAGGTCGGCGGCCGCGGCAAGGCCGGTGGCGTGAAGCTGGCCGCCACCCCGGACGAGGCCGTCGCCCGCGCGACGGACATTCTCGGCATGGACATCAAGGGCCACACGGTCCACAAGGTGATGATCGCCGAGACCGCTCCCGAGATCGCCGAGGAGTACTACGTTTCGTACCTCCTCGACCGCACCAACCGGACCTTCCTGGCCATGGCGTCGGTCCAGGGCGGCATGGACATCGAGGAGGTCGCGGAGAAGACCCCCGAGGCCCTCGCGAAGGTCCCGGTCAACGCCGTTGACGGCGTGACCATCGAGAAGGCCCGCGAGATCGTCGCGCAGGCGAAGTTCCCGGCCGAGGTCGCCGAGCAGGTCGCCGAGGTCCTGGTGACGCTGTGGGACACCTTCGTGGCCGAGGACGCGCTCCTCGTCGAGGTCAACCCGCTCGCCAAGGTTGCCGACGGCCGCATCATCGCGCTGGACGGCAAGGTGTCTCTCGACGAGAACGCCGACTTCCGTCAGCCCGAGCACGAGGCCCTCGAGGACAAGGCCGCAGCCAACCCGCTCGAGGCTGCCGCCAAGGCCAAGAACCTCAACTACGTCAAGCTCGACGGCGAGGTCGGCATCATCGGCAACGGCGCGGGTCTGGTCATGTCGACCCTCGACGTCGTCGCGTACGCCGGTGAGAACCACGGCAACGTCAAGCCCGCCAACTTCCTCGACATCGGTGGCGGCGCCTCCGCCGAGGTCATGGCGAACGGCCTCGAGATCATCCTCGGCGACCCGGACGTCAAGTCCGTCTTCGTCAACGTCTTCGGTGGCATCACCGCGTGTGACGAGGTCGCCAACGGCATCGTCCAGGCTCTGGCGCTGCTCAAGTCCAAGGGCGAGGACGTCACCAAGCCGCTGGTCGTGCGTCTCGACGGCAACAACGCGGAGCTGGGTCGCAAGATCCTTTCCGACGCGAACCACCCGCTTGTGCAGCGCGTGGACACCATGGACGGCGCGGCCGACAAGGCCGCCGAGCTCGCCGCGGCTGCGAAGTAA